In Cicer arietinum cultivar CDC Frontier isolate Library 1 chromosome 7, Cicar.CDCFrontier_v2.0, whole genome shotgun sequence, a single window of DNA contains:
- the LOC101502178 gene encoding protein PGR, whose amino-acid sequence MDSDRSSQWIQFQPLVAISVAFLIAFRAHRKNSLNTSGALAGFFVMALHIFVGFRFAAMLLAFFFTSSTLTKKGQDMKRLIDPEFKQGGQRNWIQVLSNSGIASVLVVAIWVLTEGNDKCLNSKDSALITSLIGGIIGHYSCCNGDTWSSELGVLSDERPRLITTFKPVRKGTNGGVTKTGLLAAAAGGSVIGLSYVLLEFSTITCGSDRVLKQLLVIPISTMAGLFGSIIDSILGATLQFSGFCSIRQKVVGKPGPTIKKISGLSILDNNAVNFVSVLLTTISTSIACLYIF is encoded by the exons ATGGACTCAGATCGTTCTTCTCAGTGGATTCAATTCCAACCTTTAGTTGCTATCTCCGTCGCTTTCTTAATCGCATTCAGAGCTCATAGAAAAAATTCCCTCAACACTTCTGGTGCCCTTGCTGGTTTCTTTGTTATGGCCCTTCACATTTTTGTTGGATTCAG GTTTGCGGCGATGCTACTTGCTTTCTTTTTCACTTCGTCTACTCTTACAAAGAAGGGGCAAGATATGAAGCGGTTAATTGATCCTGAGTTCAAACAAGGTGGACAAAGAAACTG GATACAAGTTCTGTCCAATAGTGGCATTGCCTCTGTTCTGGTTGTAGCGATATGGGTATTAACAGAAGGGAATGATAAGTGCTTGAACTCTAAAGACTCAGCTCTGATCACCTCTCTCATTGGTGGCATTATCGGCCATTATTCGTGCTGCAATGGAGACACTTGGTCTTCAGAGCTTGGAGTTCTCAGTGATGAGCGGCCTCGTCTAATCACAACCTTCAAG CCTGTGAGGAAGGGTACAAATGGTGGTGTGACAAAAACGGGACTTCTAGCAGCTGCAGCCGGTGGAAGTGTCATTGGACTGTCATATGTTCTTCTAGAATTTTCGACAATCACGTGTGGATCTGATAGAGTTCTCAAGCAACTACTTGTCATACCGATTTCTACCATGGCAGGACTTTTTGGAAGTATTATTGACTCTATATTGGGTGCAACATTGCAATTTAGTGGATTTTGCTCTATTCGCCAGAAG GTTGTTGGAAAGCCAGGACCAACCATTAAAAAGATTTCAGGTCTCAGTATTCTTGACAATAATGCAGTAAACTTTGTGTCTGTACTATTGACCACAATTTCAACTTCAATCGCATGTTTGTACATATTCTAA
- the LOC101502492 gene encoding serine/threonine protein phosphatase 2A 57 kDa regulatory subunit B' kappa isoform-like, whose translation MIKQILSKLPKKLPKSDSSDSARSDSGNSTTTFGNVFQCTNVGSTISSKLNVVKRVSSVVFPASMSAGVEAVDPSLSFKDVSNTQKQNLFISKLNLCCKVYDMSDPDKNCTEQDVKRQTLLDLVDFVSSGSVKFTEPAIAALCKMCSTNLFRVFPPKFRSSTSGGETEDDEPMFDPAWSHLQVVYDLLLQFINYNSLDVKLAKAHVDHGFILRLLELFDSEDPRERDCLKTVLHRIYGKFMVHRPFIRKSVSNIIYRFVFETERHNGIAELLEIFGSVISGFALPLKEEHKIFLWKALIPLHKPKSIGIYHQQLTYCIVQFIDKDQRLVGSVIKGLLKYWPVTNSQKELMFMSELEEVLEMTSMAEFQKIMVLLFRRLACCLTSSHYQVAERAHLLWNNEHILNLITQNRQVILPLVFSALVHNSQNHWNQAVLNLTQNIRKMLSQMDEDLVLACQRRIEEEDSKSNDVAERRRITWERLEEAASNVQSVSGAGDILVPVKSAAATCSVAC comes from the exons ATGATAAAGCAAATTCTTAGCAAATTACCTAAGAAGTTGCCAAAATCTGACTCATCAGATTCTGCAAGGAGTGATTCGGGCAATAGTACTACTACTTTTGGAAATGTATTTCAGTGTACAAATGTTGGAAGCACCATTTCAAGCAAATTAAATGTTGTGAAAAGGGTATCTTCTGTTGTTTTTCCTGCAAGCATGAGTGCTGGTGTGGAAGCAGTTGACCCTTCTCTATCATTCAAAGATGTTTCAAACACACAGAAGCAAAACCTTTTTATCAGTAAGTTGAATCTTTGCTGCAAAGTTTATGACATGAGTGATCCTGATAAGAACTGTACTGAGCAAGACGTTAAACGACAAACATTGTTGGACCTCGTCGATTTCGTTTCTTCTGGTTCAGTAAAGTTTACAGAACCAGCAATCGCCGCGTTGTGTAAAATGTGTTCGACCAATTTGTTCAGGGTTTTCCCACCTAAGTTTCGTTCGAGTACTAGTGGTGGCGAAACCGAAGATGATGAACCTATGTTTGATCCTGCTTGGTCTCACCTGCAAGTTGTATATGATCTACTCCTTCAGTTCATCAATTACAACTCTCTTGACGTGAAGCTTGCAAAAGCACATGTAGATCATGGTTTTATTTTAAGATTACTTGAACTTTTTGATTCTGAGGACCCTAGAGAAAGAGATTGCTTGAAAACAGTTCTGCATAGAATCTATGGGAAATTCATGGTTCATAGGCCTTTTATAAGGAAATCTGTTAGCAATATCATCTACCGGTTTGTTTTTGAGACTGAGCGGCATAACGGAATTGCCGAGCTATTGGAGATTTTTGGTAGTGTTATTAGTGGATTTGCCTTGCCATTGAAGGAAGaacacaaaatatttttgtGGAAGGCTTTGATTCCTTTGCACAAACCAAAATCTATTGGTATTTATCATCAGCAGTTAACATATTGCATTGTACAGTTCATAGATAAGGATCAAAGACTTGTTGGCTCAGTGATAAAGGGACTATTGAAGTATTGGCCAGTTACAAATAGCCAAAAGGAGCTTATGTTCATGAGTGAGTTGGAAGAGGTTTTGGAAATGACTAGCATGGCTGAATTTCAGAAGATTATGGTGCTGCTGTTTCGACGATTGGCTTGCTGCCTTACTAGCTCTCATTACCAG gTGGCGGAACGAGCTCATTTGCTATGGAACAACGAGCACATCCTTAATCTCATAACGCAAAACCGACAAGTGATTCTGCCTCTCGTATTCTCCGCACTTGTACATAACTCCCAGAATCACTGGAATCAAGCAGTGCTGAACCTGACTCAGAACATAAGGAAGATGCTATCTCAGATGGACGAGGATCTAGTACTCGCCTGCCAACGCAGGATCGAAGAGGAAGATTCGAAGTCAAATGATGTAGCCGAGAGGCGAAGAATAACATGGGAACGCCTAGAAGAAGCTGCTTCCAACGTCCAATCTGTCAGTGGCGCCGGCGATATTTTAGTCCCAGTAAAATCTGCTGCTGCTACATGCTCTGTGGCTTGCTAA